One segment of Streptomyces bathyalis DNA contains the following:
- a CDS encoding amidohydrolase codes for MSERTAHGHETRTVLLRGGEVHSPADPFATAMVTQGGSIAWIGSEGAADSFADGVDEVVQLDGALVTPTFTDAHVHTTATGLALTGLDLTGVVTLRDALDRIRDYAASRPADTVLLGHGWDTTHWPEARHPSRAELDDATGGRPLYLSRTDVHSALVTTSALELVPGIAELAGFAGDEPLTRDAHHAVRERAHSTLTPARRAEAQRAALAHAASLGISDLHECAGPAISSEDDFTALLSLAAQGDGPRVHGYWAEPVTSEADAARIRALGAVGAAGDLFVDGSLGSRTAHLSEPYADAPHTGNGYLDAAGVAAHVAACTETGLQAGFHAIGDAAVAAVTDGVRAAAERVGTDRVRAARHRVEHAEMLSEETIAAFAEFALTASVQPAFDAAWGGMDGMYAARLGQERAAGLNPYAALQRAGVPLAFGSDSPVTPMGPWAAIRAAAFHRTPEHRISVRGGFTAHTRGGRRAVGSDDAGVLVPGAPADYALWRTGELVVQAPDLRVANWSTDPRSGTPGLPDLTPGGQLPVCLRTVVRGRTVHERPNE; via the coding sequence ATGAGTGAGCGCACCGCCCACGGGCACGAGACCCGCACCGTCCTGCTGCGTGGCGGGGAGGTGCACAGCCCCGCGGATCCCTTCGCCACAGCGATGGTCACGCAGGGCGGCAGCATCGCCTGGATCGGCTCCGAGGGAGCCGCCGATTCCTTTGCCGACGGGGTCGACGAAGTGGTCCAACTCGACGGAGCACTCGTCACCCCCACCTTCACAGACGCACATGTGCACACCACCGCCACGGGCCTTGCCCTGACGGGTCTCGACCTGACCGGCGTGGTCACGCTCCGCGACGCCCTGGACCGCATCCGCGACTACGCCGCGTCGCGCCCCGCCGACACGGTGCTCCTCGGCCATGGCTGGGACACAACGCACTGGCCCGAGGCGCGTCACCCCAGCCGTGCGGAGCTGGACGACGCCACCGGCGGGCGGCCCCTGTACCTCTCCCGTACGGACGTCCACTCGGCGCTCGTCACGACATCCGCCCTCGAACTCGTCCCCGGCATCGCGGAGTTGGCCGGGTTCGCCGGCGACGAGCCGCTCACGCGCGACGCCCACCACGCCGTACGCGAACGGGCACACTCCACCCTCACACCCGCCCGACGCGCCGAGGCCCAGCGGGCGGCACTGGCCCACGCCGCCTCCCTGGGCATCAGCGACCTCCACGAGTGCGCGGGCCCGGCCATCTCCAGCGAGGACGACTTCACCGCGCTGCTCTCCCTCGCCGCGCAGGGGGACGGACCCCGCGTACACGGCTACTGGGCGGAACCCGTCACGTCCGAGGCGGACGCGGCCCGCATCCGCGCTCTCGGCGCCGTCGGCGCCGCGGGCGACCTCTTTGTGGACGGTTCGCTCGGCTCCCGCACCGCACACCTGAGTGAGCCCTACGCCGACGCGCCTCACACCGGCAACGGCTACCTCGACGCCGCCGGCGTCGCCGCCCACGTCGCCGCCTGCACCGAGACCGGCCTGCAGGCGGGCTTCCACGCCATCGGAGACGCCGCGGTGGCGGCGGTGACCGACGGCGTACGGGCCGCAGCCGAACGCGTCGGCACGGACCGGGTGCGCGCCGCACGGCACCGCGTGGAGCACGCCGAGATGCTCAGCGAGGAAACCATCGCCGCCTTCGCCGAGTTCGCCCTCACCGCCTCCGTGCAGCCCGCATTCGACGCGGCCTGGGGCGGCATGGACGGCATGTACGCCGCGCGGCTCGGCCAGGAGCGCGCCGCCGGTCTCAACCCGTACGCGGCACTGCAACGCGCCGGCGTTCCCCTGGCCTTCGGATCCGACAGCCCCGTGACGCCGATGGGCCCATGGGCCGCCATCCGTGCCGCGGCCTTCCACCGCACGCCGGAACACCGCATCTCCGTGCGTGGCGGCTTCACCGCCCACACCCGAGGCGGCCGACGCGCCGTGGGCTCCGACGACGCGGGGGTGCTCGTCCCCGGCGCCCCCGCCGACTACGCGCTCTGGCGCACAGGTGAACTGGTCGTGCAAGCGCCCGACTTGCGCGTCGCCAACTGGTCGACCGACCCCCGCTCCGGGACCCCCGGGCTGCCCGATCTGACTCCCGGTGGCCAACTGCCCGTCTGTCTGCGGACGGTGGTAAGGGGACGGACCGTCCATGAGCGGCCGAACGAGTGA
- a CDS encoding Lrp/AsnC family transcriptional regulator, giving the protein MEEVDRQIVELLVKDGRMSYTDLGKATGLSTSAVHQRVRRLEQRGVIRGYAALVDPEAVGLPLTAFISVKPFDPSAPDDISERLAEVPEIEACHSVAGDENYILKVRVGTPIALEHLLARIRTLSGVSTRTTVVLSTPYEARPPSI; this is encoded by the coding sequence GTGGAGGAAGTGGATCGCCAAATCGTCGAGCTGCTCGTCAAGGACGGGCGGATGAGTTACACCGATCTGGGCAAGGCGACGGGCCTGTCCACCTCGGCCGTGCACCAGCGCGTGCGGCGGCTCGAACAGCGCGGGGTCATCCGCGGATACGCGGCTCTCGTGGACCCGGAGGCCGTCGGCCTGCCGCTCACGGCCTTCATCTCGGTCAAGCCCTTCGACCCGAGCGCACCCGACGACATCTCCGAACGCCTCGCTGAGGTACCGGAGATCGAGGCGTGCCACAGCGTCGCCGGCGACGAGAACTACATCCTCAAGGTCCGCGTCGGCACGCCCATCGCGCTCGAGCACCTCCTCGCCCGCATCCGCACCCTCTCCGGCGTCTCCACCCGTACGACGGTCGTTCTCTCCACCCCGTACGAGGCGCGCCCCCCGTCGATCTGA
- a CDS encoding endonuclease: MTQTQSRPGTKPARESADRAKVRALLETHGRTYADQAGIKLRDTPSPLYRLLVLSLLLSARIRADTAVAAARALSDAGMTDAKRMADATWQQRVDALGVGHYRRYDERTATQLGDGAELLLREYKGDIRRMREQGRIKEGLREVPGIGPTGVDIFLREAQEVWPETGPYIDGKARQGAERLGLPTSSSRLAGLVAERDRARFAAALVRAALDKKVVEDVRAAV, from the coding sequence ATGACACAGACACAGAGCAGGCCCGGGACGAAGCCCGCGCGGGAGTCCGCGGACCGGGCGAAAGTACGGGCTCTGCTGGAGACACACGGCCGTACCTACGCCGATCAGGCAGGCATCAAGCTGCGTGACACCCCGTCGCCGCTGTACCGGCTGCTGGTGCTCTCGCTGCTGCTCTCCGCCCGTATCCGCGCGGACACCGCCGTCGCCGCGGCGCGCGCGCTGTCGGACGCCGGCATGACCGACGCGAAGCGGATGGCCGATGCGACGTGGCAGCAACGGGTCGACGCCCTCGGCGTGGGCCACTACAGGCGCTACGACGAGCGCACCGCCACACAGCTCGGAGACGGTGCGGAGCTGCTGCTGCGCGAGTACAAGGGCGACATCCGGCGCATGCGGGAGCAGGGACGGATCAAGGAAGGGCTGCGCGAGGTGCCCGGGATCGGGCCGACGGGCGTCGACATCTTCCTGCGGGAGGCCCAGGAGGTGTGGCCGGAGACCGGCCCGTACATCGACGGGAAGGCGCGGCAGGGCGCGGAGCGGCTGGGGCTGCCCACCTCGTCCTCGCGGCTGGCCGGGCTGGTCGCCGAGCGTGACCGTGCGCGATTCGCGGCGGCGCTGGTGCGTGCGGCGCTCGACAAGAAGGTGGTCGAGGACGTGCGGGCAGCGGTGTAG
- a CDS encoding acyl-CoA dehydrogenase family protein gives MPQYGPQPVQRQVPTQEARDLLALVRELVQREIRPDASDEEAAGRFPRELFTLLSESGLLGLPYSEEFGGGGQPYEVYLQVLEELAAARLTVGLGTSVHTLSCHALAVFGTKQQRADHLPAMLGGGTLGAYCLSEPSSGSDAASLRTRATRDGDEWVLEGTKAWITHGGVADFYTVLARTGAEGPRGITAFLLPGDAEGLSAAAPERKMGMSGSPTAQVHFDGVRVSDARRIGDEGQGLTVALSALESGRLGIAACAVGVAQAAMDEALAYVLGREQFGRPIADFQGLRFMIADMATQIEAGRALYLSAARLRDAGAPFGKEAAMAKLFCTDAAMRVTTDAVQLLGGYGYTADFPVERYMREAKVLQIVEGTNQIQRMVIARQLAGPESGR, from the coding sequence ATGCCTCAATACGGACCGCAGCCGGTCCAGCGTCAAGTGCCCACGCAGGAAGCCCGCGACCTGCTGGCCCTCGTACGCGAACTGGTCCAGCGGGAGATCCGCCCCGACGCGAGCGACGAAGAGGCCGCTGGCCGCTTCCCGCGCGAGCTCTTCACCCTGCTGTCCGAATCGGGGCTGCTCGGGCTCCCGTACTCGGAGGAATTCGGCGGCGGCGGCCAGCCCTACGAGGTCTACCTCCAGGTGCTCGAGGAACTGGCGGCGGCGCGCCTGACAGTCGGCCTCGGCACCAGCGTTCACACCCTCTCCTGCCACGCGCTCGCCGTCTTCGGCACCAAGCAGCAGCGCGCGGACCACCTCCCCGCCATGCTCGGCGGCGGCACCCTGGGCGCGTACTGCCTCTCCGAGCCCTCCTCCGGCTCCGACGCCGCCTCCCTGCGCACCCGCGCCACGAGGGACGGCGACGAGTGGGTCCTGGAGGGCACCAAGGCGTGGATCACCCACGGGGGAGTCGCCGACTTCTACACCGTGCTGGCGCGCACGGGCGCGGAAGGCCCGCGCGGCATCACGGCGTTCCTCCTGCCCGGCGACGCCGAGGGCCTGAGCGCCGCTGCGCCCGAGCGCAAGATGGGGATGAGCGGATCGCCGACCGCACAGGTCCACTTCGACGGCGTACGCGTCAGCGACGCCCGCCGCATCGGCGACGAGGGCCAGGGCCTGACGGTAGCGCTCTCCGCCCTGGAGTCCGGCCGGCTGGGCATCGCCGCGTGCGCCGTCGGCGTCGCACAGGCCGCGATGGACGAGGCACTCGCGTACGTTCTCGGACGCGAACAGTTCGGCCGGCCCATCGCCGACTTCCAGGGCCTGCGCTTCATGATCGCCGACATGGCGACGCAGATCGAAGCCGGACGTGCCCTGTACCTGAGCGCCGCCCGGCTGCGTGACGCGGGGGCCCCCTTCGGGAAGGAGGCCGCCATGGCGAAGCTGTTCTGCACCGACGCCGCGATGCGGGTGACCACCGACGCCGTCCAGCTCCTCGGCGGATACGGCTACACCGCCGACTTCCCCGTCGAGCGCTACATGCGAGAGGCCAAGGTCCTGCAGATCGTCGAGGGCACCAACCAGATCCAGCGCATGGTGATCGCCCGTCAGCTCGCCGGCCCGGAGAGCGGCCGCTGA
- a CDS encoding glycoside hydrolase family 18 protein: MTGPFVRRRRPVPPAPRRRLLALAAAGCAAVLALTLPGTGAAAAPSAGERAVAAHPAQDRQQADGKLVGYFANWDVYQRNYHVKNIDTSGSAAELTHINYAFGNVQGGKCTVGDGFADYEKSYTADQSVDGKADSWDQPLRGNFNQLLELKQKHPGLKVLWSFGGWTWSGGFGEAAKNPAAFADSCHKLLNDERWAGLFDGIDIDWEYPNACGLTCDASGRGAFTEVMKALRAKFGGEKLVTAAITADASAGGKLEAADYAGAAQYVDWYLPMTYDYFGAWDAQGPTAPHSPLTGYDGIPKDGFNTAATVTKLKSMGVPASKLLLGLGFYGRGWNGVSQSEPGGTATGPAPGTYEQGIEDYKVLKSRCPSTGTVAGTAYAHCGSQWWSYDTPATIGSKSDWGTQQGLGGSFVWELSGDTPDGELIKAIR, from the coding sequence ATGACCGGACCGTTCGTACGACGACGCAGACCTGTCCCACCCGCTCCCCGGCGCCGCCTTCTCGCCCTCGCCGCCGCGGGATGCGCGGCCGTGCTCGCCCTCACGCTCCCGGGCACAGGCGCGGCCGCGGCCCCCTCGGCCGGTGAGCGGGCGGTCGCCGCACACCCCGCGCAGGACCGGCAACAGGCCGACGGAAAACTGGTGGGCTACTTCGCCAACTGGGACGTCTACCAGCGCAATTACCACGTCAAGAACATCGACACCTCTGGCTCCGCCGCCGAACTCACGCACATCAACTACGCGTTCGGCAATGTGCAGGGCGGAAAGTGCACCGTCGGAGACGGATTCGCCGACTACGAGAAGTCGTACACCGCCGATCAGAGCGTCGACGGAAAGGCCGACAGCTGGGATCAGCCGCTGCGCGGCAACTTCAACCAGCTGCTCGAACTCAAGCAGAAACACCCGGGGTTGAAGGTGCTGTGGTCCTTCGGCGGCTGGACCTGGTCCGGCGGCTTCGGCGAGGCGGCGAAGAACCCCGCGGCGTTCGCGGACTCCTGTCACAAGCTCCTCAACGACGAGCGCTGGGCAGGGCTCTTCGACGGAATCGACATCGACTGGGAGTACCCCAACGCGTGCGGTCTGACGTGCGACGCGAGCGGCCGGGGCGCCTTCACCGAGGTGATGAAGGCGCTGCGCGCGAAGTTCGGCGGCGAGAAGCTGGTGACGGCGGCGATCACCGCCGACGCGTCGGCCGGCGGCAAGCTGGAGGCGGCGGACTACGCGGGTGCCGCGCAGTACGTCGACTGGTATCTGCCCATGACCTACGACTACTTCGGCGCCTGGGACGCTCAGGGGCCGACCGCGCCGCACTCCCCGCTCACCGGCTACGACGGCATCCCCAAGGACGGTTTCAACACCGCGGCCACCGTCACGAAGCTGAAGAGCATGGGCGTGCCCGCGAGCAAACTCCTGCTGGGCCTCGGCTTCTACGGGCGCGGCTGGAACGGGGTGAGTCAGTCGGAGCCCGGCGGCACCGCGACGGGACCGGCGCCCGGAACCTACGAACAGGGCATCGAGGACTACAAGGTCCTCAAGAGCCGCTGCCCGTCCACCGGCACGGTCGCGGGCACGGCGTACGCGCACTGCGGCAGCCAGTGGTGGAGCTACGACACCCCGGCGACCATCGGGAGCAAGAGCGACTGGGGCACTCAGCAGGGCCTCGGCGGCTCCTTCGTCTGGGAACTCAGCGGTGACACACCTGACGGCGAGCTGATCAAGGCGATCCGTTAG
- a CDS encoding bifunctional 3'-5' exonuclease/DNA polymerase, protein MTGDLGTAVRWALAESEDGRAQVCPLDEKGKPAGPVSTEKSCVSAVRSRPGVGRWVWRSSAVVHPRLAEAGVHVERCYDVEAAEALLLAYEGRHGAPRSLAAAWARLHGLPVPQDPPAASRGAEEEPSLFDAGPTPLPDGVEPMTALLEVYAAQLERTRAAEHPERMRLLLAGESAGTLVAVEMGRAGVPWRADVHRELLEELLGERYGGGGLPRRLAELEEEISAAFGPGMRVRPDLPADVLRAFAQAGVKLSSTRAWELRDVDHPAVEPLLAYKKLYRLWTAHGWSWLRSWVREGRFRAEYVPGGAASGRWTTNGGGALQIPKVVRRAVVADPGWRLVVADAAQMEPRVLAAVSRDPGLMAVAGSDEDLYTGLSQRAFGGDRAQAKLALLGAVYGQTSGDGLRNMAALRRRFPHAVAYVDDAAKAGEEGRLVRTHLGRTCPPAGSPAGDEESTGPEAERAWEGGGEMPPAPSAGYGASSGAARARGRFTRNFVVQGSAADWAVLMLAALRQTLAGSPAELVFFQHDEVIVHCPEEQAEQVAEAITEAGERAGRAAFGDTPVRFAFSTAVVECYADAK, encoded by the coding sequence GTGACGGGTGACCTGGGCACGGCGGTGCGATGGGCACTGGCCGAGAGCGAGGACGGGCGTGCTCAGGTCTGCCCGCTGGACGAGAAGGGGAAGCCGGCGGGGCCCGTCAGCACCGAGAAGTCCTGCGTCTCGGCGGTGCGTTCACGGCCCGGCGTGGGGCGGTGGGTGTGGCGGTCGAGCGCCGTCGTCCATCCGCGGCTGGCCGAGGCGGGCGTGCACGTGGAGCGGTGCTACGACGTGGAGGCGGCGGAGGCCCTGCTGCTGGCGTACGAGGGGCGGCACGGTGCCCCGCGCTCACTGGCGGCGGCATGGGCCCGGCTGCACGGCCTGCCCGTACCGCAGGACCCTCCGGCCGCCTCGCGGGGCGCGGAGGAGGAACCGTCGCTGTTCGACGCGGGGCCCACGCCGCTGCCGGACGGCGTCGAGCCGATGACGGCGCTGCTGGAGGTCTACGCCGCGCAGCTGGAACGCACACGGGCGGCCGAACACCCGGAGCGGATGCGGCTGTTGCTGGCCGGTGAGTCGGCGGGGACGCTCGTCGCGGTGGAGATGGGGCGTGCGGGGGTGCCCTGGCGGGCGGACGTCCACCGTGAGCTGCTGGAGGAGCTGCTCGGTGAGCGGTACGGGGGCGGCGGTCTTCCGCGGCGGCTGGCCGAGCTGGAGGAGGAGATCTCCGCGGCGTTCGGCCCGGGGATGCGGGTGCGTCCCGATCTGCCGGCTGACGTTCTGCGGGCCTTCGCGCAGGCGGGCGTGAAGCTGTCCTCGACGAGGGCGTGGGAACTGCGCGATGTCGATCACCCGGCGGTCGAACCGCTGCTGGCGTACAAGAAGCTCTACCGGCTGTGGACCGCGCACGGCTGGTCGTGGCTGCGTTCCTGGGTTCGGGAGGGCCGCTTCCGCGCCGAGTACGTGCCGGGCGGCGCCGCGTCGGGGCGCTGGACGACGAACGGCGGTGGCGCGCTGCAGATCCCGAAGGTGGTGCGGCGCGCGGTCGTCGCCGATCCGGGCTGGAGGCTGGTCGTGGCCGACGCCGCGCAGATGGAGCCGCGGGTGCTCGCGGCGGTCTCACGGGATCCCGGGCTGATGGCGGTCGCCGGCAGCGACGAGGACCTGTACACGGGGCTGTCGCAAAGGGCATTCGGCGGGGACCGTGCGCAGGCCAAACTCGCGCTGCTCGGCGCGGTGTACGGGCAGACCAGCGGCGACGGGCTGCGCAACATGGCGGCGCTGCGCCGGCGCTTCCCCCACGCGGTCGCCTACGTCGACGATGCGGCGAAGGCCGGGGAGGAGGGGCGGCTGGTGCGTACGCATCTGGGCCGCACCTGCCCGCCCGCCGGGTCCCCGGCCGGGGATGAGGAGAGCACCGGGCCGGAGGCGGAGAGAGCCTGGGAAGGCGGCGGGGAGATGCCGCCCGCCCCGTCGGCGGGGTACGGGGCGAGTTCGGGCGCGGCACGTGCGCGCGGGCGCTTCACGAGGAACTTCGTGGTGCAGGGCAGCGCGGCCGACTGGGCGGTGCTGATGCTGGCCGCGCTCCGCCAGACGCTGGCCGGTTCGCCGGCCGAGCTGGTCTTCTTCCAGCACGACGAGGTGATCGTGCACTGCCCCGAGGAGCAGGCGGAGCAGGTCGCCGAGGCGATCACTGAGGCGGGAGAGCGGGCCGGCCGGGCGGCGTTCGGCGACACTCCGGTGCGGTTCGCCTTCAGCACTGCCGTCGTGGAGTGTTACGCGGACGCCAAGTAG
- a CDS encoding HIT family protein gives MDCIFCDIVADRREGHRVFEDERVVAFLDARPLFPGHTLVVPREHHETLTGLPAETVGPFFERVQRITAAVESGMEAAGSFVAANNRISQSVPHFHMHVVPRNPKDGLRGFFWPRSRYAGEDEAEAVAARLRSALGE, from the coding sequence GTGGACTGCATCTTCTGCGACATCGTCGCCGACCGGCGTGAGGGCCACCGCGTCTTCGAGGACGAGCGCGTGGTGGCCTTCCTCGACGCGCGGCCGCTCTTCCCCGGCCACACCCTCGTCGTGCCTCGCGAACATCACGAGACGCTGACGGGCCTGCCCGCGGAGACGGTGGGCCCCTTCTTTGAGCGGGTACAGCGCATCACCGCCGCGGTGGAGTCCGGCATGGAGGCGGCCGGCTCCTTCGTCGCCGCGAACAACCGGATCAGCCAGTCCGTGCCGCACTTCCACATGCACGTCGTGCCCCGCAACCCCAAGGACGGGCTGCGCGGCTTCTTCTGGCCCCGCAGCCGCTACGCCGGCGAGGACGAGGCCGAGGCAGTCGCGGCCCGGCTGCGCTCCGCGCTGGGGGAGTGA